One Drosophila subobscura isolate 14011-0131.10 chromosome U, UCBerk_Dsub_1.0, whole genome shotgun sequence DNA window includes the following coding sequences:
- the LOC117900609 gene encoding uncharacterized protein LOC117900609 isoform X1 produces the protein MAMYFYASKISAIACGMRCKQTVLQKSRGQRDRDKCRHRRRRRCRHPSSSSSSDSDDCCLENEPLPSLEPTNGGIFSLDAGNLTAETALLGVGPGALGIRYRRRHSAEQLSAYDLEMGFQQIELAAKSGGHNRVGVGDDVVQYDVPKNRHKRSQCDINFESSVLGSGGIMYINGRIVSGPLDSLVETLIPKNVIDLDKEFVFSFLLSSRLFLRPHELLGKLLDSVPDSECLESLVALLAEWTLKFPYDYRDERMMSHVKHIVARCSNSHLEAVVSQILSALLKRLTDLERHEADLRACQQTNSTADKNAVETTFNCPTATQYAQIVCRLEKKLAKHIGGEEFLQCSSMILLDKQKKWDQPSTSGGPPGAQDPKKTCNLETYLDWSARLRLFVCNEILQCGGIEDRSRTVERWSGVAQYCLLVGNYNSATAILESLESPAIARLKITWSKLQVTCQQLDCMQRHAEGHGHLWQKQAIVLNEQGQPQSLKTDKQAKDKSSTSIGGEATSTSTSECGGGATTSMDLDERPSTSASVIGHPVGITGTSAMNAMSAPETATLPVAGNSNAEQPPTSAPATPLTGTALGKPNDWVVIPVFADIVKLALGERENCLQRLQNGHINMVAFDRMAAIVGAFTKHMQAMKTAQTPSSGEYEHFCRHMQQTTKLGEAELMMASFDCEEPNNAEKLMYDLN, from the exons ATGGCGATGTACTTTTATGCCAGTAAGATATCCGCCATCGCCTGCGGCATGCGTTGCAAGCAGACCGTGCTGCAAAAATCGCGCGGCCAGCGGGATCGCGACAAATGTCGCcaccgtcgccgtcgtcgctgCCGCCAccccagcagtagcagcagctccgacAGCGATGACTGCTGCCTGGAAAACGAACCGCTACCATCTCTGGAGCCGACAAATGGTGGCATTTTCTCTCTGGATGCCGGCAATCTGACAGCGGAGACAGCTCTCCTCGGCGTTGGTCCCGGGGCTCTGGGCATACGCTACAGGCGGCGACACAGCGCCGAGCAGTTGAGTGCTTATGACTTGGAAATGGGGTTTCAGCAAATCGAG CTTGCCGCAAAATCGGGCGGGCACAACCGCGTGGGTGTCGGTGACGATGTCGTTCAGTACGATGTCCCCAAAAATCGGCACAAACGCAGCCAATGTGATATTAATTTTGAG AGCTCGGTGCTGGGTTCCGGTGgcattatgtacataaatggtAGAATAGTTTCAGGGCCATTGGACTCCCTGGTCGAGACGCTCATACCCAAAAATGTCATCGACTTAGATAAG gAATTTGTattctcgtttttattatcGTCACGCTTATTTCTGCGTCCCCATGAACTGCTGGGTAAACTATTGGACTCGGTACCTGATAGCGAATGTTTAGAATCACTAGTAGCCCTCCTGGCCGAGTGGACACTGAAGTTCCCCTACGACTATCGGGATGAGCGCATGATGAGCCATGTCAAACATATCGTTGCCAG ATGTTCCAATTCGCATTTAGAGGCCGTTGTCTCCCAAATACTGAGTGCCTTACTAAAACGTTTGACTGATTTAGAGAGACATGAGGCCGACCTACGTGCTTGCCAACAGACCAACAGCACAGCCGACAAG AACGCAGTCGAAACAACATTCAACTGTCCAACAGCCACGCAATACGCACAAATTGTCTGCCGACTGGAGAAGAAATTGGCAAAACACATTGGCGGCGAGGAGTTCttgcagtgcagcagcatgaTTCTGTTGGATAAACAG AAGAAATGGGACCAACCATCCACATCGGGTGGACCACCCGGCGCACAGGATCCAAAGAAGACATGCAACCTGGAAACGTATCTGGATTGGTCGGCACGTCtccgtctgtttgtttgcaatGAGATACTGCAG TGTGGTGGCATCGAGGACCGGAGTCGCACCGTTGAGCGGTGGAGTGGCGTAGCCCAGTATTGTCTGCTTGTGGGCAACTACAACAGCGCCACAGCCATTCTGGAGTCTCTGGAATCACCCGCGATAGCAAGGCTGAAAATTACG TGGAGCAAATTGCAAGTGACGTGCCAACAACTGGATTGCATGCAGCGACATGCCGAGGGACATGGTCATTTGTGGCAGAAACAGGCAATCGTCTTAAATGAACAAGGCCAACCACAAAGTCTCAAGACTGATAAGCAGGCTAAGGACAAGTCATCCACATCAATAGGAGGAgaagcaacatcaacatcaacatcagaatgtggaggaggagctacCACATCAATGGACTTAGATGAGAGACCGTCGACCAGTGCGAGTGTGATTGGGCATCCAGTTGGCATAACAGGCACTTCCGCCATGAATGCAATGTCGGCACCGGAAACAGCGACATTGCCTGTGGCTGGCAACAGCAATGCGGAGCAGCCACCAACATCAGCCCCTGCCACGCCATTAACTGGAACGGCACTGGGCAAACCCAATGATTGGGTTGTTATTCCAGTGTTTGCGGATATTGTTAAATTGGCACTGGGCGAACGTGAGAACTGCTTGCAGCG CTTGCAAAATGGCCACATCAATATGGTGGCCTTCGATCGAATGGCGGCCATTGTCGGCGCGTTCACCAAGCACATGCAGGCGATGAAAACAGCACAGACGCCTTCCAGCGGGGAGTACGAACACTTTTGCCGGCATATGCAGCAAACTACAAAACTCGGTGAAGCGG aaCTAATGATGGCCTCGTTCGACTGCGAGGAACCCAATAATGCTGAAAAGCTAATGTATGATCTAAACTAG
- the LOC117900609 gene encoding uncharacterized protein LOC117900609 isoform X6 has product MAMYFYASKISAIACGMRCKQTVLQKSRGQRDRDKCRHRRRRRCRHPSSSSSSDSDDCCLENEPLPSLEPTNGGIFSLDAGNLTAETALLGVGPGALGIRYRRRHSAEQLSAYDLEMGFQQIELAAKSGGHNRVGVGDDVVQYDVPKNRHKRSQCDINFESSVLGSGGIMYINGRIVSGPLDSLVETLIPKNVIDLDKKKWDQPSTSGGPPGAQDPKKTCNLETYLDWSARLRLFVCNEILQCGGIEDRSRTVERWSGVAQYCLLVGNYNSATAILESLESPAIARLKITWSKLQVTCQQLDCMQRHAEGHGHLWQKQAIVLNEQGQPQSLKTDKQAKDKSSTSIGGEATSTSTSECGGGATTSMDLDERPSTSASVIGHPVGITGTSAMNAMSAPETATLPVAGNSNAEQPPTSAPATPLTGTALGKPNDWVVIPVFADIVKLALGERENCLQRLQNGHINMVAFDRMAAIVGAFTKHMQAMKTAQTPSSGEYEHFCRHMQQTTKLGEAELMMASFDCEEPNNAEKLMYDLN; this is encoded by the exons ATGGCGATGTACTTTTATGCCAGTAAGATATCCGCCATCGCCTGCGGCATGCGTTGCAAGCAGACCGTGCTGCAAAAATCGCGCGGCCAGCGGGATCGCGACAAATGTCGCcaccgtcgccgtcgtcgctgCCGCCAccccagcagtagcagcagctccgacAGCGATGACTGCTGCCTGGAAAACGAACCGCTACCATCTCTGGAGCCGACAAATGGTGGCATTTTCTCTCTGGATGCCGGCAATCTGACAGCGGAGACAGCTCTCCTCGGCGTTGGTCCCGGGGCTCTGGGCATACGCTACAGGCGGCGACACAGCGCCGAGCAGTTGAGTGCTTATGACTTGGAAATGGGGTTTCAGCAAATCGAG CTTGCCGCAAAATCGGGCGGGCACAACCGCGTGGGTGTCGGTGACGATGTCGTTCAGTACGATGTCCCCAAAAATCGGCACAAACGCAGCCAATGTGATATTAATTTTGAG AGCTCGGTGCTGGGTTCCGGTGgcattatgtacataaatggtAGAATAGTTTCAGGGCCATTGGACTCCCTGGTCGAGACGCTCATACCCAAAAATGTCATCGACTTAGATAAG AAGAAATGGGACCAACCATCCACATCGGGTGGACCACCCGGCGCACAGGATCCAAAGAAGACATGCAACCTGGAAACGTATCTGGATTGGTCGGCACGTCtccgtctgtttgtttgcaatGAGATACTGCAG TGTGGTGGCATCGAGGACCGGAGTCGCACCGTTGAGCGGTGGAGTGGCGTAGCCCAGTATTGTCTGCTTGTGGGCAACTACAACAGCGCCACAGCCATTCTGGAGTCTCTGGAATCACCCGCGATAGCAAGGCTGAAAATTACG TGGAGCAAATTGCAAGTGACGTGCCAACAACTGGATTGCATGCAGCGACATGCCGAGGGACATGGTCATTTGTGGCAGAAACAGGCAATCGTCTTAAATGAACAAGGCCAACCACAAAGTCTCAAGACTGATAAGCAGGCTAAGGACAAGTCATCCACATCAATAGGAGGAgaagcaacatcaacatcaacatcagaatgtggaggaggagctacCACATCAATGGACTTAGATGAGAGACCGTCGACCAGTGCGAGTGTGATTGGGCATCCAGTTGGCATAACAGGCACTTCCGCCATGAATGCAATGTCGGCACCGGAAACAGCGACATTGCCTGTGGCTGGCAACAGCAATGCGGAGCAGCCACCAACATCAGCCCCTGCCACGCCATTAACTGGAACGGCACTGGGCAAACCCAATGATTGGGTTGTTATTCCAGTGTTTGCGGATATTGTTAAATTGGCACTGGGCGAACGTGAGAACTGCTTGCAGCG CTTGCAAAATGGCCACATCAATATGGTGGCCTTCGATCGAATGGCGGCCATTGTCGGCGCGTTCACCAAGCACATGCAGGCGATGAAAACAGCACAGACGCCTTCCAGCGGGGAGTACGAACACTTTTGCCGGCATATGCAGCAAACTACAAAACTCGGTGAAGCGG aaCTAATGATGGCCTCGTTCGACTGCGAGGAACCCAATAATGCTGAAAAGCTAATGTATGATCTAAACTAG
- the LOC117900609 gene encoding uncharacterized protein LOC117900609 isoform X2 — translation MAMYFYASKISAIACGMRCKQTVLQKSRGQRDRDKCRHRRRRRCRHPSSSSSSDSDDCCLENEPLPSLEPTNGGIFSLDAGNLTAETALLGVGPGALGIRYRRRHSAEQLSAYDLEMGFQQIELAAKSGGHNRVGVGDDVVQYDVPKNRHKRSQCDINFESSVLGSGGIMYINGRIVSGPLDSLVETLIPKNVIDLDKEFVFSFLLSSRLFLRPHELLGKLLDSVPDSECLESLVALLAEWTLKFPYDYRDERMMSHVKHIVARCSNSHLEAVVSQILSALLKRLTDLERHEADLRACQQTNSTADKVIETTFNCPTATQYAQIVCRLEKKLAKHIGGEEFLQCSSMILLDKQKKWDQPSTSGGPPGAQDPKKTCNLETYLDWSARLRLFVCNEILQCGGIEDRSRTVERWSGVAQYCLLVGNYNSATAILESLESPAIARLKITWSKLQVTCQQLDCMQRHAEGHGHLWQKQAIVLNEQGQPQSLKTDKQAKDKSSTSIGGEATSTSTSECGGGATTSMDLDERPSTSASVIGHPVGITGTSAMNAMSAPETATLPVAGNSNAEQPPTSAPATPLTGTALGKPNDWVVIPVFADIVKLALGERENCLQRLQNGHINMVAFDRMAAIVGAFTKHMQAMKTAQTPSSGEYEHFCRHMQQTTKLGEAELMMASFDCEEPNNAEKLMYDLN, via the exons ATGGCGATGTACTTTTATGCCAGTAAGATATCCGCCATCGCCTGCGGCATGCGTTGCAAGCAGACCGTGCTGCAAAAATCGCGCGGCCAGCGGGATCGCGACAAATGTCGCcaccgtcgccgtcgtcgctgCCGCCAccccagcagtagcagcagctccgacAGCGATGACTGCTGCCTGGAAAACGAACCGCTACCATCTCTGGAGCCGACAAATGGTGGCATTTTCTCTCTGGATGCCGGCAATCTGACAGCGGAGACAGCTCTCCTCGGCGTTGGTCCCGGGGCTCTGGGCATACGCTACAGGCGGCGACACAGCGCCGAGCAGTTGAGTGCTTATGACTTGGAAATGGGGTTTCAGCAAATCGAG CTTGCCGCAAAATCGGGCGGGCACAACCGCGTGGGTGTCGGTGACGATGTCGTTCAGTACGATGTCCCCAAAAATCGGCACAAACGCAGCCAATGTGATATTAATTTTGAG AGCTCGGTGCTGGGTTCCGGTGgcattatgtacataaatggtAGAATAGTTTCAGGGCCATTGGACTCCCTGGTCGAGACGCTCATACCCAAAAATGTCATCGACTTAGATAAG gAATTTGTattctcgtttttattatcGTCACGCTTATTTCTGCGTCCCCATGAACTGCTGGGTAAACTATTGGACTCGGTACCTGATAGCGAATGTTTAGAATCACTAGTAGCCCTCCTGGCCGAGTGGACACTGAAGTTCCCCTACGACTATCGGGATGAGCGCATGATGAGCCATGTCAAACATATCGTTGCCAG ATGTTCCAATTCGCATTTAGAGGCCGTTGTCTCCCAAATACTGAGTGCCTTACTAAAACGTTTGACTGATTTAGAGAGACATGAGGCCGACCTACGTGCTTGCCAACAGACCAACAGCACAGCCGACAAGGTAA TCGAAACAACATTCAACTGTCCAACAGCCACGCAATACGCACAAATTGTCTGCCGACTGGAGAAGAAATTGGCAAAACACATTGGCGGCGAGGAGTTCttgcagtgcagcagcatgaTTCTGTTGGATAAACAG AAGAAATGGGACCAACCATCCACATCGGGTGGACCACCCGGCGCACAGGATCCAAAGAAGACATGCAACCTGGAAACGTATCTGGATTGGTCGGCACGTCtccgtctgtttgtttgcaatGAGATACTGCAG TGTGGTGGCATCGAGGACCGGAGTCGCACCGTTGAGCGGTGGAGTGGCGTAGCCCAGTATTGTCTGCTTGTGGGCAACTACAACAGCGCCACAGCCATTCTGGAGTCTCTGGAATCACCCGCGATAGCAAGGCTGAAAATTACG TGGAGCAAATTGCAAGTGACGTGCCAACAACTGGATTGCATGCAGCGACATGCCGAGGGACATGGTCATTTGTGGCAGAAACAGGCAATCGTCTTAAATGAACAAGGCCAACCACAAAGTCTCAAGACTGATAAGCAGGCTAAGGACAAGTCATCCACATCAATAGGAGGAgaagcaacatcaacatcaacatcagaatgtggaggaggagctacCACATCAATGGACTTAGATGAGAGACCGTCGACCAGTGCGAGTGTGATTGGGCATCCAGTTGGCATAACAGGCACTTCCGCCATGAATGCAATGTCGGCACCGGAAACAGCGACATTGCCTGTGGCTGGCAACAGCAATGCGGAGCAGCCACCAACATCAGCCCCTGCCACGCCATTAACTGGAACGGCACTGGGCAAACCCAATGATTGGGTTGTTATTCCAGTGTTTGCGGATATTGTTAAATTGGCACTGGGCGAACGTGAGAACTGCTTGCAGCG CTTGCAAAATGGCCACATCAATATGGTGGCCTTCGATCGAATGGCGGCCATTGTCGGCGCGTTCACCAAGCACATGCAGGCGATGAAAACAGCACAGACGCCTTCCAGCGGGGAGTACGAACACTTTTGCCGGCATATGCAGCAAACTACAAAACTCGGTGAAGCGG aaCTAATGATGGCCTCGTTCGACTGCGAGGAACCCAATAATGCTGAAAAGCTAATGTATGATCTAAACTAG
- the LOC117900609 gene encoding uncharacterized protein LOC117900609 isoform X4 has translation MAMYFYASKISAIACGMRCKQTVLQKSRGQRDRDKCRHRRRRRCRHPSSSSSSDSDDCCLENEPLPSLEPTNGGIFSLDAGNLTAETALLGVGPGALGIRYRRRHSAEQLSAYDLEMGFQQIELAAKSGGHNRVGVGDDVVQYDVPKNRHKRSQCDINFESSVLGSGGIMYINGRIVSGPLDSLVETLIPKNVIDLDKEFVFSFLLSSRLFLRPHELLGKLLDSVPDSECLESLVALLAEWTLKFPYDYRDERMMSHVKHIVARCSNSHLEAVVSQILSALLKRLTDLERHEADLRACQQTNSTADKNAVETTFNCPTATQYAQIVCRLEKKLAKHIGGEEFLQCSSMILLDKQWSKLQVTCQQLDCMQRHAEGHGHLWQKQAIVLNEQGQPQSLKTDKQAKDKSSTSIGGEATSTSTSECGGGATTSMDLDERPSTSASVIGHPVGITGTSAMNAMSAPETATLPVAGNSNAEQPPTSAPATPLTGTALGKPNDWVVIPVFADIVKLALGERENCLQRLQNGHINMVAFDRMAAIVGAFTKHMQAMKTAQTPSSGEYEHFCRHMQQTTKLGEAELMMASFDCEEPNNAEKLMYDLN, from the exons ATGGCGATGTACTTTTATGCCAGTAAGATATCCGCCATCGCCTGCGGCATGCGTTGCAAGCAGACCGTGCTGCAAAAATCGCGCGGCCAGCGGGATCGCGACAAATGTCGCcaccgtcgccgtcgtcgctgCCGCCAccccagcagtagcagcagctccgacAGCGATGACTGCTGCCTGGAAAACGAACCGCTACCATCTCTGGAGCCGACAAATGGTGGCATTTTCTCTCTGGATGCCGGCAATCTGACAGCGGAGACAGCTCTCCTCGGCGTTGGTCCCGGGGCTCTGGGCATACGCTACAGGCGGCGACACAGCGCCGAGCAGTTGAGTGCTTATGACTTGGAAATGGGGTTTCAGCAAATCGAG CTTGCCGCAAAATCGGGCGGGCACAACCGCGTGGGTGTCGGTGACGATGTCGTTCAGTACGATGTCCCCAAAAATCGGCACAAACGCAGCCAATGTGATATTAATTTTGAG AGCTCGGTGCTGGGTTCCGGTGgcattatgtacataaatggtAGAATAGTTTCAGGGCCATTGGACTCCCTGGTCGAGACGCTCATACCCAAAAATGTCATCGACTTAGATAAG gAATTTGTattctcgtttttattatcGTCACGCTTATTTCTGCGTCCCCATGAACTGCTGGGTAAACTATTGGACTCGGTACCTGATAGCGAATGTTTAGAATCACTAGTAGCCCTCCTGGCCGAGTGGACACTGAAGTTCCCCTACGACTATCGGGATGAGCGCATGATGAGCCATGTCAAACATATCGTTGCCAG ATGTTCCAATTCGCATTTAGAGGCCGTTGTCTCCCAAATACTGAGTGCCTTACTAAAACGTTTGACTGATTTAGAGAGACATGAGGCCGACCTACGTGCTTGCCAACAGACCAACAGCACAGCCGACAAG AACGCAGTCGAAACAACATTCAACTGTCCAACAGCCACGCAATACGCACAAATTGTCTGCCGACTGGAGAAGAAATTGGCAAAACACATTGGCGGCGAGGAGTTCttgcagtgcagcagcatgaTTCTGTTGGATAAACAG TGGAGCAAATTGCAAGTGACGTGCCAACAACTGGATTGCATGCAGCGACATGCCGAGGGACATGGTCATTTGTGGCAGAAACAGGCAATCGTCTTAAATGAACAAGGCCAACCACAAAGTCTCAAGACTGATAAGCAGGCTAAGGACAAGTCATCCACATCAATAGGAGGAgaagcaacatcaacatcaacatcagaatgtggaggaggagctacCACATCAATGGACTTAGATGAGAGACCGTCGACCAGTGCGAGTGTGATTGGGCATCCAGTTGGCATAACAGGCACTTCCGCCATGAATGCAATGTCGGCACCGGAAACAGCGACATTGCCTGTGGCTGGCAACAGCAATGCGGAGCAGCCACCAACATCAGCCCCTGCCACGCCATTAACTGGAACGGCACTGGGCAAACCCAATGATTGGGTTGTTATTCCAGTGTTTGCGGATATTGTTAAATTGGCACTGGGCGAACGTGAGAACTGCTTGCAGCG CTTGCAAAATGGCCACATCAATATGGTGGCCTTCGATCGAATGGCGGCCATTGTCGGCGCGTTCACCAAGCACATGCAGGCGATGAAAACAGCACAGACGCCTTCCAGCGGGGAGTACGAACACTTTTGCCGGCATATGCAGCAAACTACAAAACTCGGTGAAGCGG aaCTAATGATGGCCTCGTTCGACTGCGAGGAACCCAATAATGCTGAAAAGCTAATGTATGATCTAAACTAG
- the LOC117900609 gene encoding ras-GEF domain-containing family member 1B-like isoform X3 yields MAMYFYASKISAIACGMRCKQTVLQKSRGQRDRDKCRHRRRRRCRHPSSSSSSDSDDCCLENEPLPSLEPTNGGIFSLDAGNLTAETALLGVGPGALGIRYRRRHSAEQLSAYDLEMGFQQIELAAKSGGHNRVGVGDDVVQYDVPKNRHKRSQCDINFESSVLGSGGIMYINGRIVSGPLDSLVETLIPKNVIDLDKEFVFSFLLSSRLFLRPHELLGKLLDSVPDSECLESLVALLAEWTLKFPYDYRDERMMSHVKHIVARCSNSHLEAVVSQILSALLKRLTDLERHEADLRACQQTNSTADKNAVETTFNCPTATQYAQIVCRLEKKLAKHIGGEEFLQCSSMILLDKQKKWDQPSTSGGPPGAQDPKKTCNLETYLDWSARLRLFVCNEILQWSKLQVTCQQLDCMQRHAEGHGHLWQKQAIVLNEQGQPQSLKTDKQAKDKSSTSIGGEATSTSTSECGGGATTSMDLDERPSTSASVIGHPVGITGTSAMNAMSAPETATLPVAGNSNAEQPPTSAPATPLTGTALGKPNDWVVIPVFADIVKLALGERENCLQRLQNGHINMVAFDRMAAIVGAFTKHMQAMKTAQTPSSGEYEHFCRHMQQTTKLGEAELMMASFDCEEPNNAEKLMYDLN; encoded by the exons ATGGCGATGTACTTTTATGCCAGTAAGATATCCGCCATCGCCTGCGGCATGCGTTGCAAGCAGACCGTGCTGCAAAAATCGCGCGGCCAGCGGGATCGCGACAAATGTCGCcaccgtcgccgtcgtcgctgCCGCCAccccagcagtagcagcagctccgacAGCGATGACTGCTGCCTGGAAAACGAACCGCTACCATCTCTGGAGCCGACAAATGGTGGCATTTTCTCTCTGGATGCCGGCAATCTGACAGCGGAGACAGCTCTCCTCGGCGTTGGTCCCGGGGCTCTGGGCATACGCTACAGGCGGCGACACAGCGCCGAGCAGTTGAGTGCTTATGACTTGGAAATGGGGTTTCAGCAAATCGAG CTTGCCGCAAAATCGGGCGGGCACAACCGCGTGGGTGTCGGTGACGATGTCGTTCAGTACGATGTCCCCAAAAATCGGCACAAACGCAGCCAATGTGATATTAATTTTGAG AGCTCGGTGCTGGGTTCCGGTGgcattatgtacataaatggtAGAATAGTTTCAGGGCCATTGGACTCCCTGGTCGAGACGCTCATACCCAAAAATGTCATCGACTTAGATAAG gAATTTGTattctcgtttttattatcGTCACGCTTATTTCTGCGTCCCCATGAACTGCTGGGTAAACTATTGGACTCGGTACCTGATAGCGAATGTTTAGAATCACTAGTAGCCCTCCTGGCCGAGTGGACACTGAAGTTCCCCTACGACTATCGGGATGAGCGCATGATGAGCCATGTCAAACATATCGTTGCCAG ATGTTCCAATTCGCATTTAGAGGCCGTTGTCTCCCAAATACTGAGTGCCTTACTAAAACGTTTGACTGATTTAGAGAGACATGAGGCCGACCTACGTGCTTGCCAACAGACCAACAGCACAGCCGACAAG AACGCAGTCGAAACAACATTCAACTGTCCAACAGCCACGCAATACGCACAAATTGTCTGCCGACTGGAGAAGAAATTGGCAAAACACATTGGCGGCGAGGAGTTCttgcagtgcagcagcatgaTTCTGTTGGATAAACAG AAGAAATGGGACCAACCATCCACATCGGGTGGACCACCCGGCGCACAGGATCCAAAGAAGACATGCAACCTGGAAACGTATCTGGATTGGTCGGCACGTCtccgtctgtttgtttgcaatGAGATACTGCAG TGGAGCAAATTGCAAGTGACGTGCCAACAACTGGATTGCATGCAGCGACATGCCGAGGGACATGGTCATTTGTGGCAGAAACAGGCAATCGTCTTAAATGAACAAGGCCAACCACAAAGTCTCAAGACTGATAAGCAGGCTAAGGACAAGTCATCCACATCAATAGGAGGAgaagcaacatcaacatcaacatcagaatgtggaggaggagctacCACATCAATGGACTTAGATGAGAGACCGTCGACCAGTGCGAGTGTGATTGGGCATCCAGTTGGCATAACAGGCACTTCCGCCATGAATGCAATGTCGGCACCGGAAACAGCGACATTGCCTGTGGCTGGCAACAGCAATGCGGAGCAGCCACCAACATCAGCCCCTGCCACGCCATTAACTGGAACGGCACTGGGCAAACCCAATGATTGGGTTGTTATTCCAGTGTTTGCGGATATTGTTAAATTGGCACTGGGCGAACGTGAGAACTGCTTGCAGCG CTTGCAAAATGGCCACATCAATATGGTGGCCTTCGATCGAATGGCGGCCATTGTCGGCGCGTTCACCAAGCACATGCAGGCGATGAAAACAGCACAGACGCCTTCCAGCGGGGAGTACGAACACTTTTGCCGGCATATGCAGCAAACTACAAAACTCGGTGAAGCGG aaCTAATGATGGCCTCGTTCGACTGCGAGGAACCCAATAATGCTGAAAAGCTAATGTATGATCTAAACTAG